In Gammaproteobacteria bacterium, the following proteins share a genomic window:
- the yjgA gene encoding ribosome biogenesis factor YjgA: MVNQTDEPEFESKTQRKHYAHSMVDLAHKLAEMKHSLLIELPINEQIINAIVESKKITSHIARKRHFQYLGKLLLKDNHEEIVDAIESKEKEKEAGLLRQPLINLWLEKTLEDMEIINELYPTHDNADIQTLRQLARSASKESANSKKNRRKLFEHLRMMDLQHALPMI, translated from the coding sequence ATGGTTAATCAAACTGACGAACCGGAATTCGAAAGCAAAACTCAAAGAAAGCATTATGCACATTCTATGGTCGATTTGGCACATAAATTGGCAGAAATGAAACATTCTTTACTGATTGAATTACCAATTAACGAACAAATTATCAATGCCATTGTTGAATCTAAAAAGATCACCAGTCATATTGCTCGTAAGCGCCATTTTCAATATCTGGGTAAATTATTATTGAAAGACAATCACGAGGAGATTGTCGATGCCATTGAGTCCAAAGAGAAAGAAAAAGAAGCCGGATTGCTTCGTCAGCCATTAATCAATTTATGGCTGGAAAAGACACTCGAAGACATGGAAATCATCAATGAATTGTATCCCACACACGATAACGCTGATATTCAAACATTACGCCAACTGGCTCGTTCTGCTAGTAAAGAGAGTGCCAATTCCAAGAAGAACCGTAGAAAACTTTTTGAACATCTGCGTATGATGGATCTACAACACGCTTTACCAATGATTTAA
- a CDS encoding N-acetyltransferase family protein, with the protein MIIRNVLNSDIPQVVEILNHYVRNDSCTFQINTYSISEISEKIAEITKVYPYIVMEEGNEVIGFAYASRWREKNAYDKSAETTIYLNPKHKYRGLGKILYQELIEQLREKNFRLLVACLTLPNPSSVRLHESLGFEKVGEFKDAGYKFNRWYNVGFWQKVLK; encoded by the coding sequence ATGATTATTCGTAATGTTCTGAATTCTGATATTCCACAAGTTGTTGAAATTCTAAATCACTATGTAAGGAATGACAGTTGCACTTTTCAGATTAACACATACTCAATTTCTGAAATTTCGGAGAAGATTGCTGAAATAACAAAAGTTTATCCTTACATTGTGATGGAAGAGGGTAATGAAGTCATTGGTTTTGCTTATGCTTCCCGCTGGCGGGAGAAAAATGCCTATGACAAGTCTGCGGAAACAACGATTTATCTCAACCCAAAACACAAGTATAGAGGTTTAGGAAAAATTCTTTATCAAGAATTGATTGAACAATTAAGAGAAAAGAATTTCCGACTTCTAGTTGCTTGCTTAACTTTACCCAATCCATCCAGTGTTAGACTCCATGAGTCTCTGGGTTTTGAGAAAGTTGGTGAATTTAAAGATGCCGGATATAAATTTAACCGCTGGTATAATGTTGGTTTTTGGCAAAAAGTCCTTAAATGA
- a CDS encoding nucleoside deaminase, with the protein MNEKFMRKAIELSIANVKNNTGGPFGAVIVRNGEIIATGANSVTNKNDPTAHAEVEAIRNACQILGTFQLDDCEIYTSCEPCPMCLGAIYWSRPKAVYYGNTKKDAAKINFDDQFIYDELDLPLTQRNLKMTQLLPEEAIEAFELWKNSMEKVEY; encoded by the coding sequence ATGAATGAAAAATTTATGCGTAAAGCCATAGAGCTTTCGATTGCGAATGTCAAAAACAACACCGGCGGACCATTCGGAGCTGTGATTGTAAGAAATGGGGAAATCATTGCAACTGGTGCAAACTCTGTAACTAATAAAAATGATCCCACAGCTCACGCCGAAGTCGAAGCCATCAGAAATGCCTGCCAGATCTTAGGCACATTTCAATTGGATGATTGCGAAATCTACACCTCGTGCGAACCGTGCCCTATGTGTTTGGGGGCTATTTATTGGTCCAGACCCAAAGCTGTTTATTACGGTAACACTAAAAAAGATGCTGCTAAAATCAACTTTGATGACCAGTTTATTTATGACGAGTTGGATTTGCCGCTCACTCAACGCAACCTGAAAATGACACAGCTACTTCCCGAAGAGGCCATTGAGGCTTTTGAATTGTGGAAAAATAGCATGGAAAAAGTGGAGTATTGA
- a CDS encoding SulP family inorganic anion transporter: protein MLPSNKYNFKNNIIGGFTAAVIALPLGLAFGVASGMGASAGINGAIILGFIAALFSGTPTQISGPTGPMTVIIASTIITLHNDIRLIATTIILAGIFQIVFGISRIGQFVKYIPYPVVSGFMSGIGVIIIVLQINPFFGVPSEASVIQIFSSLAQNIANINWDSAGISIATLLIMFFTPRKIAQIIPSPLIALFCLTPLSIYLGLDVQTIGEIPQKLPDIITPAISLESYQQIIVLGFTLAVLGSIDTLLTSVVADSITHTKHKPNKELIAQGLGNSVCGLFGAVPGAGATMRTVINIKSGGTNKISGITHSVVIFLVVVFFTPIAEKIPMALLAGILIKVGIDIIDYRFIRVWKSSPGHDLAVMLVVFFVTVFIDLITAVGVGIILSSLLIVYRITRETQITLVNEPLNSLSDDLGSSTRILSINGVFFFGSSIAFERNVNETLDIKRFVIDISNIPFMDLTAIFTLKDIILRLKESNIDIIIVAKKREKIQLLKFNKTGVFDDIRFLENIQQL from the coding sequence ATGTTACCAAGCAATAAATATAATTTTAAAAATAACATAATTGGTGGTTTTACTGCTGCGGTTATCGCTTTGCCATTAGGTCTGGCTTTTGGTGTTGCCAGTGGTATGGGAGCCTCTGCCGGAATCAACGGTGCGATTATTTTAGGGTTTATTGCAGCACTGTTTAGTGGAACACCCACTCAAATATCGGGACCAACCGGACCAATGACAGTGATTATAGCATCGACAATCATTACATTGCATAATGATATTCGCTTAATCGCTACGACTATTATTCTTGCCGGTATTTTTCAAATTGTATTCGGCATTTCCCGTATTGGACAGTTTGTTAAGTATATTCCATATCCGGTCGTTTCCGGTTTTATGAGTGGAATCGGAGTAATAATAATTGTTTTACAGATAAATCCTTTTTTCGGAGTGCCCAGTGAAGCCTCGGTGATACAAATATTTTCCTCTCTGGCTCAAAATATAGCTAACATTAATTGGGATTCGGCAGGAATTTCAATTGCAACTTTGTTGATAATGTTTTTTACACCTCGCAAGATTGCACAAATAATTCCATCGCCCTTGATCGCTTTGTTCTGTCTTACTCCGCTTTCTATTTATCTGGGTTTGGATGTACAAACCATCGGTGAGATCCCTCAAAAGTTACCCGATATAATTACTCCTGCTATTTCACTTGAGAGTTATCAGCAAATTATAGTTCTTGGCTTTACGTTAGCAGTATTGGGAAGCATTGATACATTATTGACATCAGTAGTCGCAGATTCTATCACTCACACCAAACACAAACCGAATAAAGAACTAATCGCACAAGGCTTGGGTAATAGTGTTTGCGGTTTATTTGGAGCCGTTCCCGGTGCCGGAGCAACCATGCGGACAGTTATCAATATTAAAAGCGGAGGAACCAATAAAATATCAGGTATCACACACAGTGTCGTTATTTTTCTTGTGGTTGTGTTTTTTACACCGATTGCGGAGAAAATTCCAATGGCATTACTGGCAGGAATTCTGATTAAAGTCGGAATCGACATTATTGATTACAGATTCATCCGTGTTTGGAAAAGCAGTCCGGGCCATGATTTAGCAGTTATGCTGGTTGTGTTTTTTGTCACTGTATTTATAGATTTAATAACAGCTGTGGGCGTAGGCATAATTCTTTCTTCCCTGCTCATTGTTTACAGAATCACTCGAGAAACTCAAATTACCTTGGTTAATGAACCATTGAATTCATTATCAGATGATTTAGGTTCATCAACTCGAATTTTGAGTATCAATGGTGTGTTCTTTTTCGGCTCAAGTATTGCATTTGAAAGAAACGTCAATGAAACTTTAGATATTAAACGTTTCGTAATTGATATTTCCAATATCCCCTTCATGGATTTAACTGCAATATTTACCCTTAAAGATATCATCCTAAGACTCAAGGAATCGAATATTGATATCATAATTGTTGCAAAAAAACGCGAAAAAATACAACTCCTGAAATTCAACAAAACCGGTGTATTTGATGATATCCGCTTCCTTGAGAATATTCAGCAGCTTTGA
- a CDS encoding TetR/AcrR family transcriptional regulator: MKTKDRIIATALRLFNEEGEPNVTTNHIADEMDISPGNLYYHYRSKDDIIWQIFLDYEKKINQVLTPDENLNYTSMEDMWFYLHMIFEVISEYRFLYRNLIQLMNRIEFLKRHFRRILARKSQTALNIMKHLAEIGSLNADDETIASLADQVALTATFWLNYSIAIYDDNFDEEKKLSHGIFQVIRIVAPFLNEEDKENLNQLSAQYL; encoded by the coding sequence GTGAAAACCAAGGATAGAATTATTGCCACAGCATTACGCCTTTTTAATGAAGAAGGTGAGCCTAATGTGACAACCAACCACATTGCTGATGAGATGGATATCTCGCCCGGCAATCTTTATTATCACTATCGCTCTAAGGACGACATTATCTGGCAGATTTTTCTGGATTATGAAAAGAAAATCAATCAGGTTTTGACACCGGATGAAAACTTAAATTACACTTCAATGGAGGATATGTGGTTTTATCTTCACATGATTTTTGAAGTGATATCGGAATATCGTTTTTTGTATCGAAATCTTATTCAGTTGATGAATCGGATTGAATTCCTGAAAAGACATTTTCGCCGTATTTTGGCAAGAAAATCACAAACAGCTCTCAACATCATGAAACATCTGGCTGAAATCGGATCACTCAATGCCGATGACGAAACCATTGCATCTCTTGCTGATCAGGTGGCATTAACAGCCACATTCTGGTTGAACTATTCGATAGCTATTTATGATGATAATTTTGATGAAGAGAAAAAATTATCTCACGGAATTTTCCAAGTCATTCGGATTGTTGCGCCATTCCTGAATGAAGAAGACAAGGAAAATCTGAATCAGCTTTCTGCTCAATATTTATAA
- the pmbA gene encoding metalloprotease PmbA — protein MNIDKTKQIVTNILQTVKKNGATQAEVVYSQGSGLAVSVRNHDVDTIENSNDSSLIITVYSGKAKGSASTAVLDKESIDLTIKKAIEISKLTEEDEYAGLAETELLANPDNFKELDTYHPADVTADELIEMAKQAESAALESRGLVVDESNVSIGEGSSIYANSNGFIGHKQGTNSSISVVAIAEKDGNMERDYWWDASCDFYQMMNAEELGRKAAERTLSRIGAQKVKSTKAPVLFEAPVAQGLVGHMLSAISGSSLYQEASFLKDDLDKQIFPDWFEINEDPFVKQGMASRNFDSNGVATRQRQLIDKGVLKGFLLSVYSARRLNMQATGNAGGAHNLFVKTGKDDLQAALRKMGTGLFVTSVMGQGINTVTGDYSRGASGYWVENGEIQFPVSELTIAGNLKDMYNNLVLVANDVDKRSKTQTGSWLIEEMTIAGD, from the coding sequence ATGAATATAGATAAAACCAAACAGATTGTTACAAATATTTTACAAACAGTAAAGAAAAACGGGGCAACTCAGGCGGAAGTTGTTTATTCACAGGGAAGCGGTTTAGCTGTCAGCGTCCGCAATCATGATGTGGATACCATTGAAAATTCCAATGACAGCTCATTAATTATCACCGTTTATAGTGGTAAAGCCAAAGGTTCGGCTTCGACGGCTGTTTTGGATAAGGAAAGTATCGATTTAACCATTAAGAAAGCGATTGAAATCTCGAAATTGACAGAAGAAGACGAATATGCCGGACTTGCTGAGACTGAGTTGTTAGCGAATCCTGATAACTTTAAAGAGTTAGATACTTATCATCCTGCTGATGTGACAGCCGATGAATTGATTGAAATGGCAAAGCAAGCTGAATCAGCTGCCTTGGAGAGCAGGGGTTTGGTTGTTGATGAATCGAATGTTTCAATCGGTGAGGGAAGTTCTATTTATGCCAATTCCAATGGTTTTATCGGTCATAAGCAAGGAACAAATTCTTCAATTAGTGTGGTTGCCATTGCTGAAAAAGACGGCAATATGGAGCGAGATTATTGGTGGGATGCTTCTTGTGATTTTTACCAAATGATGAATGCGGAAGAATTAGGCAGGAAAGCCGCCGAACGAACTTTATCGAGGATTGGTGCGCAGAAAGTGAAATCCACCAAAGCACCGGTATTATTTGAAGCTCCTGTTGCCCAGGGCTTGGTAGGGCACATGTTATCGGCAATTTCAGGCAGTAGTTTGTATCAGGAAGCCAGCTTTTTAAAAGATGATTTGGATAAGCAAATCTTTCCGGATTGGTTCGAAATCAACGAAGATCCGTTTGTCAAACAAGGCATGGCATCACGAAACTTTGACAGCAATGGTGTAGCCACCCGACAACGTCAATTGATTGACAAAGGAGTTTTAAAAGGTTTTCTGCTTTCAGTTTATTCCGCTCGAAGACTCAATATGCAAGCCACCGGAAATGCAGGTGGTGCTCATAATTTGTTTGTTAAGACCGGAAAAGATGACTTACAAGCGGCTTTGAGGAAAATGGGAACCGGACTATTTGTCACCAGCGTTATGGGGCAGGGCATTAACACAGTGACTGGAGATTACTCACGCGGTGCATCGGGATATTGGGTTGAAAATGGTGAGATTCAATTTCCGGTTTCAGAATTAACCATTGCCGGAAATCTCAAAGATATGTACAATAATCTGGTATTGGTTGCCAACGATGTGGATAAACGCAGTAAAACTCAAACCGGCTCATGGTTAATAGAAGAAATGACCATTGCAGGGGATTAA
- a CDS encoding SDR family oxidoreductase, whose protein sequence is MAYFVTGATGFIGSHFLKKLFNRKGKIYVLVRSGSKKKLKDLLERIDAPKDRVIAITGDIGKTNLGISKKSKDELKGKVQHFFHLAAIYDMKASYEEQEIANIEGTRNAIGLADEIDAKCFHHVSSIAAAGLYNGVFREDMFDEATGLEHPYFRTKHDSEGVVRRECKVPFRIYRPGMVLGHSETGEIDKIDGPYYFFKLIQKMRRLMPRWMPTLGLEGGRLNMIPVDYVVNAMDHIAHVKGQDGKCFHLTDPNPLKIGEVLNIFSRAAHAPEMTMRIDARVFNFIPKAVKSGLMMLSPVRRIKAQVMKELGIPEGVLSFINYPTRFDNRETAKLLKGTGIEVPKLKKYAWRLWDYWERNLDPDLFIDRSLKGRVKNKLVVVTGASSGIGQATAIMLARAGAHVILVARGEEKLLETATIIKKEGGKSSHYTADLSDMTSCDKLVENILNDLGPIDILVNNAGRSIRRSIALSYDRFHDYERTMQLNYFGCLRLIMGFLPGMTSKRHGQVVNISSIGVLTNAPRFSAYVASKAALDAFSRCAAAEFNHSNVAFTTINMPLVRTPMIAPTKIYDNVPTISPEQAADMVKDAIIRRPQRIATRLGIFGQVMHAVAPKSMEVVMNTAFNMFPDSAAAKGEKPSGRPTSPEQVAFASLMRGVHW, encoded by the coding sequence ATGGCATATTTTGTTACCGGAGCTACAGGATTTATCGGTTCGCATTTCTTAAAAAAATTATTTAACCGCAAAGGCAAAATCTATGTTCTTGTGCGTTCGGGTTCAAAAAAGAAACTCAAAGATTTATTGGAAAGAATTGATGCTCCAAAAGACAGAGTGATTGCCATTACCGGTGATATCGGTAAAACGAATCTGGGTATCAGCAAAAAAAGCAAAGACGAGCTTAAAGGTAAGGTGCAGCATTTTTTCCATCTGGCTGCCATTTATGATATGAAAGCCTCTTATGAGGAGCAAGAGATTGCTAATATCGAAGGCACCAGAAATGCCATTGGACTCGCTGATGAAATTGATGCAAAATGCTTTCATCATGTTTCTTCGATTGCAGCTGCCGGTCTGTATAACGGTGTTTTCCGTGAAGATATGTTTGATGAAGCAACCGGTCTCGAGCATCCCTATTTTCGTACCAAACATGACTCTGAAGGTGTGGTTCGACGTGAATGTAAAGTTCCTTTCCGAATTTATCGTCCGGGCATGGTTTTGGGACATTCTGAAACCGGTGAAATTGATAAGATCGACGGCCCCTATTATTTCTTCAAATTGATTCAAAAAATGCGTCGCCTTATGCCTCGCTGGATGCCAACTCTTGGACTTGAAGGTGGTCGTTTGAACATGATTCCGGTCGATTATGTGGTTAATGCAATGGATCATATTGCTCATGTTAAGGGACAAGACGGTAAATGTTTTCACTTGACTGATCCAAATCCCCTCAAGATAGGCGAGGTTTTAAACATCTTTTCACGAGCGGCTCATGCTCCTGAAATGACTATGCGAATTGATGCCAGAGTTTTTAATTTCATCCCTAAAGCAGTGAAATCCGGTTTGATGATGTTGTCACCGGTACGCCGGATTAAAGCTCAGGTGATGAAAGAACTCGGCATACCTGAAGGTGTTCTCAGCTTTATCAACTATCCGACCCGATTTGATAATCGTGAAACTGCAAAGCTCCTCAAAGGAACCGGAATTGAAGTTCCAAAATTGAAGAAGTATGCCTGGAGACTTTGGGATTACTGGGAAAGAAATCTAGATCCGGATTTATTTATTGATCGCAGTTTAAAAGGAAGAGTTAAAAATAAACTGGTTGTTGTTACCGGCGCTTCTTCCGGTATAGGACAGGCGACGGCAATCATGCTGGCAAGAGCCGGTGCACATGTCATTCTGGTTGCGCGCGGGGAAGAAAAGTTACTGGAAACTGCGACAATTATCAAAAAAGAAGGTGGCAAATCATCGCACTACACCGCTGATTTATCGGATATGACTTCTTGCGATAAACTGGTAGAAAATATTCTGAATGATTTAGGACCGATTGATATTCTGGTTAACAATGCCGGTAGATCCATTCGTCGTTCCATTGCATTAAGCTACGATCGTTTCCATGATTATGAAAGAACCATGCAGTTAAATTATTTTGGTTGCTTGCGTTTAATCATGGGCTTCTTACCCGGAATGACATCGAAAAGACATGGTCAGGTGGTGAATATTTCATCAATTGGAGTATTAACTAATGCCCCAAGATTTTCAGCTTATGTGGCATCCAAAGCGGCATTAGATGCGTTTTCTCGTTGTGCGGCTGCTGAATTCAATCATAGCAATGTCGCATTCACTACAATCAATATGCCACTGGTGAGAACCCCAATGATTGCCCCAACCAAAATTTATGACAATGTTCCAACCATTTCACCGGAACAAGCTGCCGATATGGTCAAGGATGCAATTATTCGTCGTCCGCAACGAATTGCAACGAGACTGGGTATTTTTGG
- a CDS encoding cytochrome b yields the protein MNSDKSLTKTTIFLHWFIGLAIIAMIIVGYSMDEFKLRSLYPIHKSIGIILFVFILYRVIRRLIRGFPEYVADMNSMEKFASKAVLWVLLIGTLLFPISGMMMSGAAGHGLNVFGFELLAPNIVDGKAVPLNKDMAKLGHDAHGYLMIIMGIAILLHIAASLKHHFIAKDATLKRMLGKK from the coding sequence ATGAACTCAGATAAATCTCTAACTAAAACAACCATTTTTCTTCATTGGTTTATAGGTCTCGCAATAATTGCGATGATTATTGTTGGCTATAGCATGGATGAGTTTAAGCTGCGTAGTTTATATCCAATCCATAAATCAATAGGAATTATATTGTTTGTATTCATTCTCTATCGAGTTATCAGACGTTTAATCAGAGGTTTTCCTGAATATGTTGCTGATATGAATTCAATGGAAAAATTCGCATCCAAAGCAGTACTCTGGGTGTTATTGATTGGTACTTTATTGTTCCCAATTTCAGGAATGATGATGTCTGGTGCAGCAGGGCATGGATTGAATGTTTTTGGATTTGAATTGCTTGCTCCCAACATTGTTGATGGAAAAGCGGTTCCTCTCAATAAAGATATGGCGAAGTTAGGACATGATGCTCATGGATATCTCATGATTATTATGGGAATTGCGATTTTACTGCATATTGCAGCCAGTTTGAAACATCATTTCATTGCTAAAGACGCTACATTAAAAAGAATGCTTGGCAAAAAATAG
- a CDS encoding acyl-CoA-binding protein — MSDLKQQFDQALADVKTLSEKPNDDMMLTLYSLYKQATVGDVTGVRPGFFDFVGGAKYDAREALKGMSSDDAMQKYIDTVKGLLG; from the coding sequence ATGAGTGATTTAAAGCAACAATTCGATCAGGCTCTCGCCGATGTTAAAACGCTATCTGAAAAGCCCAATGATGATATGATGTTGACTCTTTATTCGCTATACAAGCAAGCTACCGTAGGTGATGTCACTGGTGTTCGTCCCGGTTTTTTTGATTTTGTTGGTGGTGCGAAATACGATGCCAGAGAAGCTCTCAAAGGCATGAGTTCGGATGATGCCATGCAGAAATACATTGATACCGTCAAAGGTTTGTTAGGCTAG